A region from the Thermodesulfobacteriota bacterium genome encodes:
- the purF gene encoding amidophosphoribosyltransferase produces the protein MFDKFREECGIFGVFGHPEAANLTYLGLYALQHRGQESAGIVSSDGRILRSHRQMGLVADIFNEDILSKLTGYSAIGHVRYSTAGSSLLKNAQPFVVSYSQGGIAVAHNGNLVNAGLIRHELEESGSIFQSTMDTEIVVHLMATSRAGALVERISDGLSRIKGAYSLLFLTEKEMVAVRDPHGFHPLVLGRLKGAYIVSSETCALDLIEAEYIREIEPGELVLIDDNGITSYKPFTPLNRCCIFELVYFSRPDSNIFGRNVYGVRKEMGRQLARENPVEADIVIPVPDSGIPAAIGYAEESSIPFEMGLIRNHYVGRTFIEPQQSIRHFGAKIKLNPVKDFLRGKRVIVIDDSIVRGTTSHKIINMIRNAGAREIHVRISSPPTAYPCFYGIDTPTRTELIASSHTVSEINQFVTSDSLGYLSIEGLRESVKNGRGDFCDACFTGDYPIEPPVDLDSRQLTLFEREIVV, from the coding sequence ATGTTTGATAAATTTAGAGAAGAATGCGGTATCTTTGGGGTCTTTGGACATCCTGAGGCCGCCAACCTGACATATCTGGGATTATATGCCCTGCAGCACCGGGGGCAGGAAAGCGCTGGCATTGTGTCATCTGATGGCAGAATACTGCGTTCCCATCGCCAGATGGGGCTGGTTGCAGATATATTTAACGAAGATATTTTAAGTAAGTTAACCGGTTATAGCGCTATAGGTCATGTACGCTATTCAACGGCAGGCTCAAGTTTATTAAAAAACGCGCAACCCTTTGTTGTAAGTTATTCTCAAGGGGGTATAGCGGTTGCCCACAATGGGAATCTGGTGAATGCCGGACTGATAAGGCATGAACTGGAGGAGAGTGGTTCAATCTTTCAATCTACAATGGATACAGAGATAGTAGTGCATCTTATGGCAACCTCCCGGGCAGGCGCACTGGTTGAACGTATAAGCGATGGTCTTTCAAGGATAAAAGGAGCATATTCTTTACTATTTCTTACGGAAAAAGAGATGGTAGCTGTACGTGATCCCCATGGCTTTCACCCTCTGGTTTTGGGAAGGCTTAAAGGTGCTTATATAGTATCATCTGAAACCTGTGCACTGGATTTAATAGAGGCAGAATACATACGGGAGATTGAACCAGGAGAACTCGTACTTATAGATGATAACGGCATCACTTCCTATAAGCCATTCACCCCTTTGAACAGGTGCTGTATATTTGAATTAGTCTACTTTTCGCGTCCTGATAGCAATATATTTGGAAGAAACGTCTATGGTGTTAGGAAAGAGATGGGTAGGCAACTTGCCCGGGAAAACCCGGTTGAGGCAGATATTGTAATACCTGTGCCAGATTCGGGGATCCCTGCCGCGATTGGTTATGCTGAAGAGTCTTCTATACCTTTTGAAATGGGACTCATAAGAAACCACTATGTGGGAAGGACATTTATTGAGCCCCAGCAGTCTATAAGGCATTTTGGTGCGAAGATTAAGCTTAACCCCGTAAAGGACTTTTTGAGGGGAAAAAGGGTGATAGTCATTGATGATTCTATCGTAAGGGGGACTACTTCTCATAAGATAATAAATATGATACGAAACGCAGGAGCCAGAGAAATTCATGTTCGAATAAGCTCTCCTCCTACCGCCTACCCGTGCTTTTATGGCATTGATACCCCCACAAGAACCGAACTTATTGCTTCTTCCCACACTGTTTCTGAAATCAACCAGTTTGTAACTTCGGATTCCCTTGGGTATCTGAGTATTGAAGGGCTTAGAGAATCGGTTAAAAATGGCAGAGGTGATTTTTGCGATGCATGTTTTACCGGAGATTACCCTATAGAACCTCCTGTTGATCTGGACTCAAGGCAACTGACCCTGTTCGAGAGAGAGATAGTGGTATAA
- the purB gene encoding adenylosuccinate lyase produces MIPRYTREEMSIIWEAGNRFNKWLKIEMLVCEALAELGEVPQDALKNIKENARFDIKRIEEIEKVTKHDVIAFLTCVGEYVGDDSRYIHMGLTSSDILDTSMAILLREAADIIIADLERMLSVLKKKAYQHKDTVMVGRTHGIHAEPITFGMKMAVWYDETRRNLDRMKKAKDTISYGKISGAVGTFAFIPPFVEEYVCQRSELKPAPISTQIIQRDRYAEYLTTLAIIASSVDKFATEIRHLQRTEVLEAEEFFSGGQKGSSAMPHKRNPVLSENLSGLARVVRSNSLAALENIPLWHERDISHSSVERIILPDSTILVDFMLNRVTSIIGELQVYPENMLKNLHRTHGLIFSQGLLLALTGKGVNREDAYEMVQRNAMKVWKENADFRCLILQDEVIMEHLTESEVEKCFDVNWHLRHRDEIFKRVFG; encoded by the coding sequence TTGATTCCTCGTTATACCAGAGAAGAGATGTCCATAATATGGGAAGCCGGGAACAGGTTCAACAAATGGCTTAAGATAGAAATGCTCGTGTGCGAGGCACTTGCTGAACTAGGTGAGGTCCCTCAAGATGCCCTAAAAAACATAAAGGAGAATGCCAGATTTGACATAAAGAGGATCGAGGAGATAGAAAAGGTTACAAAACACGATGTTATTGCCTTTCTTACCTGTGTAGGAGAATATGTGGGAGATGATTCAAGATATATACACATGGGTTTGACATCTTCTGATATCCTTGACACTTCAATGGCCATTCTTCTGAGAGAAGCAGCCGATATAATAATTGCTGACTTGGAACGTATGCTTTCCGTTTTGAAGAAGAAGGCGTATCAACACAAAGACACAGTAATGGTTGGAAGAACACATGGCATTCATGCCGAACCCATTACTTTTGGTATGAAAATGGCAGTTTGGTATGATGAGACCAGAAGGAATCTTGACAGAATGAAGAAGGCAAAGGATACCATAAGCTATGGCAAGATTTCCGGGGCAGTAGGGACTTTTGCCTTTATTCCTCCCTTTGTGGAAGAATATGTCTGCCAGAGGTCTGAGCTAAAACCTGCTCCTATTTCAACCCAGATTATTCAGAGAGACAGATATGCTGAGTACCTTACCACATTGGCTATAATTGCAAGTTCTGTTGATAAATTTGCTACGGAAATCAGACACCTGCAGCGCACAGAGGTACTTGAAGCCGAAGAGTTCTTTTCTGGAGGGCAAAAGGGGTCTTCCGCTATGCCCCATAAACGTAATCCCGTCCTCTCTGAAAACCTCTCTGGTCTGGCAAGGGTAGTAAGGTCAAATTCTTTGGCAGCATTGGAGAATATCCCTCTATGGCATGAGAGAGACATCAGCCATTCATCGGTGGAAAGGATTATATTGCCAGACAGTACTATACTTGTTGATTTCATGCTGAATAGAGTTACCAGTATTATAGGGGAGTTACAGGTGTATCCGGAGAACATGCTGAAGAATCTGCATCGGACACATGGGCTGATCTTTTCCCAGGGGTTGCTTTTGGCACTTACCGGGAAAGGGGTGAACCGTGAAGATGCTTATGAGATGGTTCAGAGAAATGCCATGAAGGTATGGAAGGAAAACGCTGATTTCCGGTGCTTGATCTTACAGGATGAGGTTATAATGGAACATTTAACTGAAAGCGAAGTAGAAAAGTGTTTTGATGTTAATTGGCACTTAAGACACCGAGATGAAATCTTCAAGAGAGTGTTTGGATAA
- the purQ gene encoding phosphoribosylformylglycinamidine synthase subunit PurQ, with the protein MKFGVIVFPGSNCDHDCYHVIKHVLKEEVEFIWHKEDSLPSVDCLILPGGFSHGDYLRPGAIAKFSPVMKEIRKFAYNGGLVLGICNGFQILLEADLLPGAMMTNRSLKFICDNVYLRLENNETPFTKEGKVGGVFKMPIAHFDGNYYADEKTLQELKDNRQIVFRYCTKNGDITDDANPNGALWNISGICNKERNVLGMMPHPERCAEDILGNEDGRVIFDSIVKSFA; encoded by the coding sequence ATGAAATTTGGAGTAATAGTCTTCCCAGGGTCAAATTGTGATCATGATTGCTACCATGTGATAAAGCATGTGTTAAAAGAGGAAGTGGAGTTTATCTGGCATAAGGAGGATAGTTTACCTTCTGTTGACTGTTTGATACTTCCTGGTGGATTTTCTCATGGTGACTACTTAAGACCCGGGGCTATTGCAAAGTTTTCTCCTGTAATGAAGGAAATAAGGAAGTTTGCTTATAATGGAGGCTTGGTTCTTGGGATCTGTAATGGTTTTCAAATCCTCCTGGAAGCAGATCTGTTGCCTGGTGCTATGATGACAAATAGATCTTTGAAATTCATATGTGATAATGTTTACCTTCGGCTCGAAAATAACGAGACCCCTTTTACCAAGGAAGGAAAGGTAGGGGGAGTCTTTAAAATGCCCATTGCTCATTTCGACGGAAATTATTACGCTGATGAAAAGACATTGCAGGAATTGAAGGACAACCGTCAGATAGTGTTCAGGTATTGTACTAAGAATGGAGATATTACCGATGATGCCAACCCGAATGGCGCTTTATGGAATATATCAGGAATATGTAATAAAGAGCGGAATGTCCTTGGAATGATGCCCCATCCCGAAAGATGTGCTGAGGATATATTGGGTAATGAAGACGGCAGGGTGATTTTCGATTCTATTGTAAAAAGCTTTGCATAA
- a CDS encoding universal stress protein: MSGKAMVLFDSLSIREDAVQYSIELAKRMDYSLVILIVLALDSKDVRYPNDFEVRVREALEGPMMSAGQAGISVETEIRMGDPASELMKFLAGLKSVDTIIWGGHRDVGTPRLKKAHWFTRMKETLECPVVVPSRKS, encoded by the coding sequence ATGTCAGGTAAGGCGATGGTTTTATTCGACTCCCTGTCCATCCGGGAGGATGCTGTTCAATACTCCATTGAATTGGCAAAGCGCATGGATTACTCCCTGGTTATCCTTATTGTTCTGGCGCTCGATAGCAAGGACGTCAGGTATCCAAACGATTTTGAGGTGCGAGTCAGGGAAGCTTTGGAGGGTCCTATGATGTCTGCAGGGCAAGCGGGTATTTCCGTGGAAACAGAGATTAGAATGGGAGATCCTGCATCCGAGCTCATGAAGTTTCTTGCCGGGTTAAAGTCGGTCGATACCATCATCTGGGGAGGTCACCGGGATGTAGGCACACCAAGGCTCAAAAAAGCGCATTGGTTTACCAGGATGAAAGAGACACTGGAGTGCCCGGTGGTGGTCCCATCAAGGAAGTCGTGA
- a CDS encoding sigma-54 dependent transcriptional regulator, translating to MEGAKILVVDDDEVTRKNISRILSNAGYYVSVAKDGTGALTQLSKGGVDLVLTDLVMNGLSGLELLDKIKHDDPEIEIIMMTGYASIPTAIEAMKKGAYHYLEKPFRREEVQHLVGQAIEKRQLRRRVSELESRAKEDVKELAFIGESKEIQEVTRIIKQVARTDCNVLITGESGTGKELAASLLHHYSHRSKSKFLAVNCGAFTEELLANELFGHERGAFTGANSQKAGLLETASGGTFLLDEIGDTPLSMQVKLMRAIEEQKVIRVGGNQPIPIDVRIIAATNKDLKKAVGAGIFRHDLYFRLNVISISIPPLRERKQDIPLLAYFFLNRAAMNAGRKFKGFSDQAIKALLDYDFPGNVRELENIVERAVAMGREEEIQVHDLPSDLSEIEVFSFDHAGSNIKTLKDVQHDYIQWVLNRVGRNKTKAAKLLGIDRVSLWRHSKQNQIED from the coding sequence ATGGAAGGTGCCAAGATACTAGTAGTTGATGACGACGAGGTAACAAGGAAGAACATCTCGCGTATTCTTTCCAATGCCGGATACTATGTTTCCGTGGCTAAGGATGGGACAGGCGCACTAACACAACTTTCAAAGGGTGGGGTGGATCTCGTACTTACCGACTTGGTGATGAATGGGCTGAGTGGACTGGAGCTTCTCGACAAGATTAAGCATGACGATCCGGAGATTGAAATCATTATGATGACTGGCTATGCTTCAATTCCCACTGCAATAGAGGCCATGAAAAAAGGGGCGTATCATTACCTGGAGAAGCCTTTTCGTAGGGAGGAAGTGCAGCACCTTGTAGGTCAGGCCATTGAGAAACGGCAGCTTCGCAGGCGGGTAAGCGAACTGGAATCCCGGGCCAAGGAAGATGTTAAAGAGCTAGCCTTCATCGGGGAAAGCAAGGAGATACAGGAAGTAACCAGGATAATCAAGCAGGTAGCGAGGACAGATTGTAACGTGCTCATCACCGGTGAGTCGGGAACCGGCAAGGAACTGGCGGCTTCCCTGCTACATCACTATAGTCACCGCTCGAAAAGCAAGTTTCTGGCAGTCAACTGCGGTGCCTTCACTGAGGAGCTTCTTGCCAACGAGCTTTTCGGACACGAGAGGGGAGCCTTCACCGGGGCCAACAGCCAAAAGGCCGGTCTCCTGGAGACCGCAAGCGGAGGAACATTTTTGCTTGACGAGATTGGCGACACTCCGCTTAGCATGCAGGTTAAGCTAATGAGGGCTATTGAGGAACAGAAGGTGATAAGAGTTGGCGGTAACCAGCCTATCCCCATTGACGTTAGGATCATCGCTGCCACCAACAAAGACTTGAAGAAGGCGGTGGGGGCAGGAATATTCCGACATGACCTTTACTTCCGGCTTAATGTAATATCCATATCCATTCCACCTCTCAGGGAGCGAAAGCAGGACATACCTCTCCTTGCATATTTCTTCTTAAATCGTGCTGCAATGAATGCCGGAAGGAAGTTCAAAGGATTTTCCGACCAGGCCATAAAAGCCTTGCTTGATTATGATTTCCCGGGCAATGTGCGCGAGCTCGAGAACATAGTGGAGCGAGCGGTGGCCATGGGCCGGGAAGAGGAAATCCAAGTACATGACCTGCCTTCAGATCTTTCCGAGATTGAGGTCTTTTCATTTGACCATGCCGGATCCAATATAAAGACCCTCAAAGATGTCCAGCACGATTATATTCAATGGGTTTTGAACCGCGTGGGTCGAAACAAGACCAAAGCAGCAAAGCTTCTTGGAATAGATCGGGTCTCATTATGGAGGCACTCTAAACAGAATCAGATTGAGGATTAA
- a CDS encoding NAD(P)-binding protein has product MDEQFFFDKEEDLPLVTLSYGSMAWNKTGAWRYLRPAFQDKTPPCNNSCPAGEDVEGYMYLVGKKRYKEAWNLIKEENPFPGVCGRVCMHPCQNTCNREEFDKAININAVERFLADYALKQGYRVSSKKREKKEKVAIIGSGPAGLTCAYHLTRMGYQVTVFEALPVLGGMLRVGIPDYRLPKRVLEEEIDSILELGVQIQTNTKIDREIFEKELKDFNAIFIGTGNHKSINLRIPGNDSSGVISGLSFLKDMHLGVKVHVGKRVAIIGGGNTAIDAARSALRLGTKPFILYRRTTEEMPAIESEVMETEKEGIKIFYLTSPIKVISQNGRVEKLECVKNRLGPPDSSGRRIPIEIKESRFFIEADNVISAIGEVPDLSFLPEGMDINNQLLVTDEGLATLRKGVFAGGDVTSPLRSVAHAIGSGKRAAISIDRYLQGKGLEEVIDTIQIGDGANLSMRRYLQRDNLSSRKSLEIVRFRNLNLDYFEHQPRQEMNALCTEERVSSFQEVNIGFDAETALHEAKRCFNCGVCNLCDNCNIFCPDMAVIKQSGRDQNTIDYDHCKGCGICIEECPRDAMYMERERK; this is encoded by the coding sequence ATGGATGAACAGTTTTTTTTCGACAAAGAAGAAGACCTTCCATTAGTAACCTTATCCTATGGAAGCATGGCATGGAATAAGACGGGGGCATGGAGATACCTGAGGCCTGCATTTCAGGACAAAACTCCGCCCTGTAATAATTCCTGCCCTGCTGGCGAGGATGTAGAAGGCTATATGTATCTGGTGGGGAAAAAGAGGTACAAAGAGGCATGGAACCTGATTAAGGAAGAAAACCCCTTCCCAGGGGTGTGCGGCAGGGTATGTATGCATCCATGCCAAAATACATGTAACAGGGAAGAATTCGATAAGGCTATAAACATAAATGCTGTCGAGAGATTTCTGGCTGATTACGCGCTTAAACAGGGATACAGGGTCTCATCTAAGAAGCGAGAGAAAAAAGAGAAGGTAGCCATTATAGGTTCGGGTCCGGCAGGACTAACCTGTGCGTATCATCTTACAAGGATGGGATACCAGGTAACCGTTTTTGAGGCTCTGCCGGTACTTGGAGGAATGTTAAGGGTGGGAATCCCTGATTATCGGCTGCCTAAGCGTGTGCTTGAAGAGGAAATAGACAGTATTTTAGAACTGGGGGTTCAGATCCAGACCAATACCAAAATAGACAGAGAGATATTTGAAAAGGAGTTGAAAGATTTCAATGCAATTTTCATAGGTACAGGGAACCATAAAAGCATAAACCTGAGGATTCCCGGTAATGATTCCTCCGGTGTCATTTCCGGACTGAGTTTTTTAAAGGACATGCACCTTGGGGTAAAGGTTCATGTAGGGAAGAGAGTCGCCATTATTGGTGGTGGTAACACCGCTATTGACGCTGCCAGATCGGCTTTAAGATTAGGCACAAAGCCCTTCATATTGTATAGAAGAACGACTGAAGAGATGCCTGCTATAGAGAGTGAGGTCATGGAAACCGAAAAAGAAGGGATAAAAATATTCTATTTGACATCTCCTATAAAAGTCATATCACAAAACGGCAGGGTAGAAAAACTGGAATGTGTTAAGAATAGGTTAGGACCGCCGGACAGCAGCGGAAGGAGAATACCCATAGAGATAAAGGAGTCTCGATTCTTCATAGAGGCGGACAATGTCATCTCAGCTATTGGGGAAGTTCCGGACCTCTCTTTCCTTCCGGAAGGGATGGATATAAATAACCAGTTATTAGTGACAGATGAGGGCCTGGCTACACTAAGGAAGGGGGTTTTTGCGGGTGGAGACGTAACCTCTCCGCTAAGATCGGTAGCACATGCAATAGGTTCAGGGAAAAGGGCAGCAATCTCAATAGACAGATATCTGCAGGGAAAGGGGTTAGAAGAAGTCATTGACACAATTCAAATAGGGGATGGGGCAAACCTGTCAATGAGGAGATATCTTCAAAGAGACAATTTATCTTCAAGAAAGAGCCTGGAAATCGTCCGATTTAGAAACCTCAATTTAGACTACTTTGAACACCAACCCCGTCAAGAAATGAATGCCCTTTGTACTGAAGAGAGGGTCTCTTCCTTTCAAGAGGTCAATATTGGTTTTGATGCAGAGACCGCTCTGCACGAAGCAAAGAGATGCTTTAACTGCGGTGTGTGTAATCTTTGCGATAATTGCAATATATTCTGTCCTGACATGGCAGTTATAAAACAGAGCGGCCGGGATCAAAATACGATTGATTATGACCACTGTAAAGGGTGCGGCATATGTATCGAAGAATGTCCCAGGGACGCCATGTATATGGAGAGGGAACGAAAATGA
- the purL gene encoding phosphoribosylformylglycinamidine synthase subunit PurL, whose amino-acid sequence MDNFKEPEITEGLIKKHGLTDEEYKKIKQILGRDPNYTELGIFSVMWSEHCSYKSSRGFLKNFPTSGEHIIQGPGENAGIVDIGDGMAIVFKMESHNHPSFIEPYQGAATGVGGILRDIFTMGARPIASLNSLRFGSFDHPKTRYLLNGVVGGIAGYGNCIGVPTVGGEIYFNKCYNGNILVNVFTLGLVKKERIFKGVACGAGNPVIYVGSKTGRDGIHGATMASEEFDEKSEERRPTVQVGDPFTEKLLLEACLEVMSKDYIVGIQDMGAAGLTCSSCEMASRGGTGIEIDLSKVPRREVGMIPYELMLSESQERMLLVVKKGYEKEIEEVFKKWDLDVSVVGRVTDDALLRVMNDGTVVAEIPARALAEESPIYLRPKERPEYLSTTQKFSADNLPEPTKYTGILLKLLGSPNIASKWWVYRQYDHMVRTNTVVLPGSDAAVIRVKGTNKGIAMTVDCNSRYCYLDPYVGGMIAVAEASRNLVCSGAKPLAITDCLNFGNPEKPEIMWQFDQATRGMSDACRRLNTPVVGGNVSFYNETQGEAIYPTPTVAMVGIIPDINLHQTQWFKDNGDVIVMLGMIYEELGGSEYLAIIYGIEEGIPPRIELDLEIAVQNTCLEAIQKGVVKSAHDCSEGGIAVALAECCFSGPFNRGATVNISRNIRGDCLLFGESQSRIIISLDKDSLDTFKEIAEKNKTPFEIIGRVGGEGLVINELIDCSVETLKQRWKRAVEERV is encoded by the coding sequence ATGGATAATTTTAAAGAGCCTGAAATTACTGAAGGACTGATTAAAAAACACGGATTGACGGATGAGGAATATAAAAAGATAAAGCAGATTCTAGGAAGAGACCCTAACTATACAGAATTAGGTATTTTTTCAGTAATGTGGAGTGAACATTGCAGTTATAAGAGTTCAAGGGGTTTTCTGAAGAACTTCCCCACCAGCGGAGAGCATATCATTCAGGGTCCGGGAGAGAATGCAGGTATAGTGGATATCGGTGATGGTATGGCGATTGTATTTAAGATGGAGAGTCATAATCATCCTTCTTTTATTGAACCCTATCAAGGAGCAGCTACAGGGGTTGGAGGTATTTTACGTGATATTTTTACCATGGGAGCAAGGCCTATAGCTTCCCTGAATTCTTTACGTTTTGGCTCTTTCGATCATCCTAAAACCAGGTATTTGCTCAATGGGGTAGTAGGGGGTATAGCAGGCTACGGTAACTGTATTGGCGTACCTACGGTTGGAGGCGAGATTTACTTCAATAAATGCTATAATGGAAATATATTGGTCAATGTCTTTACTCTGGGATTGGTTAAAAAGGAGAGGATATTCAAAGGGGTTGCCTGTGGTGCCGGGAATCCTGTCATCTACGTTGGCTCTAAGACAGGGAGAGATGGTATTCATGGTGCAACTATGGCTTCAGAAGAATTCGATGAAAAGTCGGAAGAGAGACGTCCCACAGTTCAGGTTGGTGACCCTTTTACAGAGAAGCTATTACTGGAAGCCTGCCTCGAAGTAATGAGCAAAGATTATATAGTTGGTATTCAAGATATGGGTGCAGCAGGACTGACATGTTCATCCTGTGAAATGGCAAGTAGAGGCGGGACAGGTATTGAGATAGACCTTTCCAAAGTGCCAAGGCGGGAAGTGGGGATGATTCCCTATGAGCTGATGTTGTCAGAATCTCAGGAGAGAATGCTTTTGGTTGTTAAGAAGGGTTACGAAAAAGAGATAGAGGAAGTATTTAAGAAATGGGATCTGGATGTATCCGTGGTGGGTAGGGTTACAGATGATGCTTTACTTAGAGTGATGAATGATGGTACGGTAGTAGCTGAAATACCTGCCAGGGCTTTGGCTGAGGAATCCCCGATCTATTTACGTCCCAAAGAAAGACCTGAGTACCTTTCCACGACCCAAAAATTTTCTGCAGATAACCTTCCTGAACCAACAAAATATACGGGAATTTTGCTTAAATTATTGGGGTCTCCTAATATTGCCAGCAAGTGGTGGGTTTACAGGCAATATGACCATATGGTGCGAACCAATACTGTGGTCTTACCTGGTTCTGATGCGGCTGTTATAAGGGTGAAGGGGACAAATAAAGGCATTGCGATGACGGTTGATTGTAATAGCCGATACTGTTACCTTGATCCTTACGTAGGTGGGATGATAGCTGTTGCCGAGGCATCGAGGAATCTGGTCTGCTCCGGGGCAAAGCCCCTGGCTATAACCGATTGCCTTAATTTTGGCAACCCGGAAAAACCTGAGATAATGTGGCAGTTTGATCAAGCTACCCGCGGGATGAGTGATGCCTGTAGAAGACTGAACACTCCGGTGGTGGGAGGAAATGTCAGTTTTTACAATGAGACCCAGGGAGAGGCTATCTACCCTACACCTACAGTGGCTATGGTAGGTATTATTCCCGATATTAACCTCCACCAAACCCAGTGGTTTAAAGATAATGGAGATGTAATAGTAATGCTTGGCATGATTTACGAAGAGCTGGGAGGCAGTGAGTACCTGGCGATTATTTATGGCATTGAGGAGGGTATCCCTCCCAGGATTGAGCTGGATTTAGAAATCGCTGTGCAGAATACGTGTCTGGAGGCTATCCAGAAGGGAGTTGTCAAATCAGCTCATGATTGTTCTGAAGGTGGTATTGCTGTAGCGCTGGCAGAGTGCTGTTTTTCGGGACCTTTTAATCGCGGCGCCACAGTAAATATTAGTAGAAATATAAGAGGAGACTGCCTTCTTTTCGGAGAATCTCAATCTAGGATTATAATCTCATTGGATAAGGATAGTTTGGATACTTTTAAGGAGATTGCAGAAAAAAATAAAACCCCTTTTGAAATTATTGGAAGGGTTGGCGGAGAGGGATTGGTAATAAACGAACTTATTGATTGTTCTGTGGAGACCCTTAAGCAGAGATGGAAAAGGGCTGTTGAAGAAAGGGTTTGA
- the purS gene encoding phosphoribosylformylglycinamidine synthase subunit PurS — MLAKIYVTLKKGVLDPQGKAVQHSLESLGYKEVKDVRLGKYMEVKFDDIEGDEANMRIREMCEKLLANPVIEDYRFEFSNE, encoded by the coding sequence TTGCTGGCAAAGATATATGTGACGCTGAAGAAAGGTGTGCTAGACCCACAGGGAAAAGCAGTGCAGCACTCCCTAGAATCCCTTGGCTATAAAGAGGTGAAAGATGTGAGATTGGGGAAGTATATGGAAGTTAAATTCGATGATATTGAAGGGGATGAGGCTAATATGAGAATCAGGGAGATGTGTGAGAAATTGTTGGCAAACCCTGTAATAGAGGATTATCGATTTGAGTTTAGTAATGAGTAA
- a CDS encoding XRE family transcriptional regulator — translation MDPDDKAKVKELNIGSKIKSLREKKRFSIQNIAEKTGVSALLLSQIENEVVTPPIATLLKISRALDTSIGYFFIEEPSEKKAVVVREGERRRVFRRSHEEHEKIGYFYDSLAYPKAEKSMEPFLVEFEKKEKKDLIFFNHKGEEFIHVLEGILEFNSDDERHELTPGDSLYFDSNVPHAFRALGKENAKALVVIYSQE, via the coding sequence GTGGATCCTGATGATAAAGCAAAGGTAAAAGAACTCAATATAGGTTCAAAGATAAAAAGCCTGCGAGAGAAGAAGAGGTTTTCTATTCAAAACATAGCCGAAAAGACAGGCGTATCTGCTCTTTTGCTCTCTCAGATTGAGAATGAGGTAGTAACACCCCCTATTGCAACTCTCCTTAAGATATCCAGGGCATTAGATACTAGCATCGGTTATTTCTTTATCGAAGAACCTTCTGAGAAGAAGGCCGTAGTTGTCAGAGAGGGAGAAAGAAGAAGAGTTTTTAGGAGGAGTCATGAAGAGCACGAAAAGATCGGTTACTTTTACGACTCTTTGGCATATCCCAAGGCTGAAAAATCCATGGAACCTTTCCTCGTGGAATTTGAGAAAAAGGAAAAAAAGGATTTGATCTTCTTTAATCACAAAGGAGAGGAATTTATACACGTATTAGAAGGTATCCTTGAATTCAACTCCGATGACGAGAGGCATGAATTAACTCCTGGAGACAGCCTATACTTCGATTCAAATGTCCCGCATGCCTTTCGCGCTCTGGGCAAGGAAAATGCTAAGGCTCTCGTTGTTATATACTCTCAGGAGTAA
- a CDS encoding 2-oxoacid:acceptor oxidoreductase family protein, with amino-acid sequence MIEIRFHGRGGQGAVIASKALAIAFFQEGKYVQSFPAFGVERRGAPVTAFTRVDNQPIQLRNFIYKPDHIIVLDPTLINSTDVTDGLKENGWILINTDTEPFNFKGFKGFRVATVDADSIAIEYKLGTPTFPIVNTAILGAFSKVTGMVSIDSILEGIRESVPSNKAGNAAAAKEAFLRVTF; translated from the coding sequence ATGATTGAGATACGATTTCATGGCAGAGGTGGACAGGGAGCTGTAATAGCCTCAAAGGCACTGGCTATCGCCTTCTTTCAGGAAGGGAAGTATGTTCAGTCTTTCCCTGCCTTTGGAGTAGAGCGGCGCGGTGCTCCTGTCACAGCATTTACCAGAGTGGATAACCAACCCATTCAATTGCGGAACTTTATATACAAACCAGATCATATCATCGTATTGGATCCCACTCTAATAAATAGTACAGATGTTACAGACGGTTTGAAGGAGAACGGGTGGATTTTGATCAACACTGATACTGAACCATTTAACTTTAAAGGTTTTAAGGGGTTTCGAGTGGCAACAGTGGATGCAGATAGTATAGCCATCGAATACAAACTTGGCACCCCTACCTTTCCCATTGTCAACACAGCAATCCTCGGAGCATTCTCCAAAGTTACAGGAATGGTCAGTATAGATTCAATACTTGAAGGGATAAGAGAGTCTGTGCCATCAAACAAGGCAGGAAATGCTGCTGCTGCTAAAGAAGCCTTTTTAAGGGTCACATTTTAG